One window of Alosa sapidissima isolate fAloSap1 chromosome 21, fAloSap1.pri, whole genome shotgun sequence genomic DNA carries:
- the LOC121696160 gene encoding alpha-tectorin-like, which produces MELRGILFCLAALVLCGQASVVPAIAPETGVCWAMGDPHYRTFDGSYFSFMGNCSYILAKNCFVDKTHPTFEVSVKNEKSGKSLLTAVGDVTIKVFDQVIQMVRNEISMVRINYEVWNLPVTLKTPQGELKLVQSGLSVIFWTDFGLTVQYDWEEYVKVTLPSSFMNSVCGMCGNFDGDKNNDLVKQDGTKAESVEAMGRSWMVPDQKGAQYCQNQCIGECEGCSFLKDIGANLFCGIMTPIINFQFKACHAVIEPKVFFDMCKFDHCRGGDMKDYICDMLQVYTDACQRAGVNVPDWRHIAHCSPPACPEHSHFEYCGNACPATCEDPSAPSSCKTPCVQTCTCDEGYLRSGNKCVRKEESRRGLLER; this is translated from the exons ATGGAGCTGAGAGGAATATTGTTCTGCCTTGCAGCTCTTGTCCTCTGTG GTCAAGCTTCTGTAGTTCCAGCCATTGCACCAGAAACAGGGGTCTGCTGGGCCATGGGGGACCCTCACTATCGCACTTTTGATGGCAGTTACTTCAGCTTTATGGGTAACTGCTCTTATATCCTGGCCAAGAACTGCTTTGTCGACAAGACCCACCCCACCTTTGAAGTGTCTGTGAAAAATGAGAAGAGTGGCAAATCACTCCTCACTGCAGTTGGCGACGTCACCATTAAAGTTTTTGACCAAGTGATTCAAATGGTCCGCAATGAGATCAGCATGGTCCGG ATCAACTATGAAGTATGGAACCTTCCTGTCACCTTGAAAACACCCCAAGGAGAACTGAAGCTGGTGCAGAGTGGTCTGTCTGTGATCTTCTGGACAGACTTTGGGCTGACCGTACAGTATGACTGGGAGGAGTATGTGAAGGTGACCCTGCCCAGCAGCTTCATGAACAGCGTATGTGGCATGTGCGGTAACTTTGACGGCGACAAGAACAATGACCTCGTCAAACAAGATGGCACCAAGGCAGAAAGTGTTGAGGCAATGGGAAGGAGCTGGATGGTGCCAGACCAGAAAGGCGCGCAGTACTGCCAAAACCAGTGCATCGGGGAGTGTGAAGGCTGTAGCTTCTTAAAGGACATTGGAGCAAATTTGTTCTGTGGTATCATGACCCCAATTATAAATTTTCAGTTTAAGGCCTGCCATGCTGTCATTGAGCCTAAGGTTTTCTTTGACATGTGCAAGTTTGACCACTGTCGAGGTGGTGACATGAAGGACTACATCTGTGACATGTTGCAAGTCTACACAGATGCCTGCCAAAGAGCTGGGGTCAACGTCCCTGACTGGAGACACATTGCTCACTGTT CTCCTCCTGCATGCCCAGAGCACAGCCACTTTGAATACTGTGGAAATGCCTGTCCAGCAACGTGTGAAGATCCATCTGCCCCGTCCTCATGCAAAACCCCTTGTGTGCAAACATGCACTTGTGACGAAGGCTATCTCCGTAGTGGCAACAAATGCGTACGCAAGGAGGAGT CCAGGAGAGGCCTTCTGGAGCGATGA
- the si:ch73-347e22.8 gene encoding uncharacterized protein si:ch73-347e22.8, whose amino-acid sequence MKLSACQVLVSLSVLLMLALAIIVFGQRTMIVRLIKDTEDTEQRIKSLLWDVKQENHKVQLYDEQAKIAQMKMDKDKNTLEGLAVDYHKKVAEREACEKLQSKLAVEMEAVQKETTTLEGEFNVSKTEWSNEINKLKQQLEQPSPACAYVKKDTPASAKLCPLLAANYTVTPSKEGQSKKA is encoded by the exons ATGAAATTATCAGCATGTCAGGTTTTAGTGTCTTTATCGGTGTTGTTAATGCTGGCACTGGCCATCATTGTCTTTGGCCAGAGGACAATGATAGTCAGGTTGATAAAGgacacagaggacacagagcAAAGAATTAAGTCCCTGCTGTGGGACGTCAAGCAGGAGAATCATAAAGTACAGCTCTATGACGAACAAGCAAAAATCGCCCAAATGAAGATGGATAAAGACAAAAACACTCTGGAAGGGCTTGCTGTTGACTATCACAAAAAGGTAGCAGAGAGGGAAGCATGTGAGAAATTACAG AGCAAATTAGCAGTAGAAATGGAAGCAGTGCAAAAGGAGACGACTACACTGGAAG GGGAATTCAATGTGTCAAAGACTGAATGGAGTAATGAGATAAACAAACTCAAACAACAGCTGGAGCAGCCGAGCCCAGCGTGTGCCTATGTGAAGAAGGACACACCCGCGTCAGC GAAACTATGCCCTCTCCTAGCAGCAAATTACACAGTCACTCCATCAAAGGAAGGACAGAGCAAAAAAGCATGA